A window of the Hippoglossus stenolepis isolate QCI-W04-F060 chromosome 8, HSTE1.2, whole genome shotgun sequence genome harbors these coding sequences:
- the LOC118114059 gene encoding protein S100-B has translation MSGLAHAISLLTDTFEKHAGKDEDCKTLSKSELAELLRSEFPEKGNSRAVVESFFTTLDNDSNGAVDFKEFVTFVTALAVMMKR, from the exons ATGTCAGGACTCGCCCATGCAATTTCCTTACTCACGGATACCTTTGAAAAACACGCTGGAAAAGACGAAGATTGCAAAACCTTGAGCAAGTCAGAACTTGCTGAGCTGCTCCGTAGTGAGTTTCCTGAGAAA GGCAACAGCAGAGCTGTAGTGGAAAGTTTCTTCACCACGCTGGATAACGACAGCAATGGTGCTGTTGACTTCAAGGAGTTTGTCACTTTTGTGACGGCCCTCGCCGTGATGATGAAACGATGA
- the LOC118114277 gene encoding protein S100-G, which produces MRDMGEGWVGPWKEGVGLHLKGLCPWSPLKSLSSNPLDLHKYSYNFATMSAISRAMALLTDTFEKHAGKDGQPNMSKSELSDLLHAEFPQAGNNKEVVDNFFSMLDNDKDGVVDFKEFVTFVAALTVMSKQK; this is translated from the exons ATGAGGGATATGGGAGAGGGATGGGTGGGGCCTTGGAAAGAGGGTGTTGGTCTCCATTTAAAAGGTTTGTGTCCGTGGTCTCCTCTCAAATCCCTCTCTTCTAACCCTCTCGATCTGCACAAGTACTCATACAACTTTG cCACCATGTCAGCGATCAGCCGTGCAATGGCATTACTCACGGATACCTTTGAAAAACACGCTGGAAAAGATGGACAACCCAACATGTCCAAGTCAGAACTCTCTGATCTCCTCCATGCTGAGTTTCCTCAGGCA GGCAACAACAAAGAAGTAGTGGACAACTTCTTCTCCATGCTGGATAACGACAAGGATGGTGTTGTTGACTTCAAGGAGTTTGTCACTTTTGTGGCAGCCCTCACCGTGATgtccaaacaaaaataa
- the snx27b gene encoding sorting nexin-27b isoform X1, with protein MADVEGQETCSSVPPLPLPSSRNGSDGGNVTPGTGDGSCQTATTVTPGPRLVRIVKSDSGYGFNVRGQVSEGGQLRSINGELYAPLQHVSAVLPGGAADRAGISKGDRILEVNGVNVEGATHKQVVDLIRAGERELVLAVLPVPPQEADCLDPGDDGSAQSCYDYSDKQAVPISVPSYKHTELNQEKFVVYNVYMAGRQLCSKRYREFVILHQNLRREFANFTFPKLPGKWPFSLSEQQLDARRRGLEEYLEKVCSVRVIGESDIMQEFLSESDENYNGVSDVELRIAMPDKTTLTVRVRKNSTTDQVYQAVVMKLGVDSVTASYFALFEVINHTFVRKLAPNEFPHKLYVQNYTSAIPGTCLTLRKWLFTTEEEILLNDNQLAVNYFFHQAVDDVKKGFIKAEQKSYQLQKLAEQKKTSMYLSLLRGCEGYNEIIFPHCSCDSRRKGHVITAISIHHFKLHACSEEGTLENQVIAFDWGEMQRWDTDEEGMAFCFEYARGEKKPRWVKIFTPYFNYMHECFERVFCELKWRKEVEEEATDKDNKNCSKDEYFPAAEAQKGWGHLGREIVTS; from the exons ATGGCGGACGTCGAGGGACAAGAAACTTGCTCGTCGGTCCCTCCGTtgcctctcccttcctcccgGAACGGCTCCGATGGCGGTAACGTTACACCGGGAACCGGCGACGGCAGTTGCCAGACGGCGACCACCGTTACCCCGGGCCCGCGGCTGGTCCGGATAGTGAAGTCCGACTCGGGCTACGGTTTCAATGTTCGGGGCCAAGTTAGTGAAGGAGGACAACTGCGGAGCATTAACGGGGAACTGTACGCTCCTCTGCAGCATGTCAGTGCCGTTCTACCGGggggagctgcagacagagccGGTATCTCGAAGGGGGACCGGATCCTTGAGGT TAATGGAGTGAATGTAGAGGGAGCAACCCACAAGCAGGTGGTGGACCTGATCCGGGCCGGGGAGAGGGAGCTTGTGCTGGCCGTGCTGCCCGTCCCGCCCCAGGAGGCTGACTGCTTGGATCCCGGAGACGACGGTTCAGCTCAGTCCTGCTACGACTACTCCGACAAGCAGGCTGTCCCCATCTCTGTGCCCAGCTACAAGCACACTGAGCTGAACCAGGAAAAGTTTGTG GTGTATAATGTGTACATGGCAGGCAGGCAGCTGTGCTCCAAGCGTTACAGAGAGTTTGTGATCCTACACCAAAACCTTAGGCGGGAGTTTGCCAACTTTACATTCCCTAAGCTGCCTGGGAAGTGGCCCTTTTccctgtcagagcagcagctggatgcaAGACGCAGAGGCCTGGAAGAATATTTGGAGAAAG TGTGCTCTGTACGGGTAATTGGAGAAAGTGATATCATGCAGGAGTTCCTGTCTGAATCAGATGAG AACTATAACGGCGTGTCGGATGTGGAGTTGAGAATAGCCATGCCCGATAAAACCACGCTCACTGTCAGAGTTCGCAAAAATTCCACCACAGATCAGGTCTATCAG gCTGTGGTAATGAAACTAGGTGTGGACAGTGTGACAGCCAGCTACTTTGCTCTCTTTGAGGTCATCAATCACACATTCG TGCGTAAACTCGCCCCAAATGAGTTCCCCCACAAACTGTATGTACAGAACTATACCTCAGCCATTCCAGGAACCTGTCTCACCCTGCGAAAGTGGCTCttcaccacagaagaagagattCTGCTCAATGACAACCAGCTTGCTGTCAACTATTTCTTTCACCAG GCTGTAGATGATGTGAAGAAAGGTTTCATCAAAGCAGAGCAGAAATCCTATCAGCTGCAAAAACTGGCAGAGCAGAAGAAGACGTCCATG tATCTGAGTTTGTTGCGGGGTTGTGAGGGCTACAATGAGATCATATTCCCCCACTGTTCCTGCGACTCCCGGCGCAAAGGCCACGTCATCACAGCCATCAGCATTCACCACTTCAAGCTGCACGCCTGCTCCGAGGAAGGGACACTCGAG AACCAAGTGATTGCATTCGACTGGGGGGAGATGCAGAGGTGGGACACAGATGAAGAGGGAATGGCCTTCTGCTTTGAATATGCACgaggagaaaagaaaccacGCTGGGTCAAGATATTTACACCTTAT TTTAACTACATGCACGAATGCTTCGAGAGAGTCTTCTGTGAGCTGAAGTGGAGGAAGGAG GTGGAAGAGGAGGCGACAGACAAGGACAATAAGAACTGCAGTAAAGATG AATATTTTCCAGCAGCTGAGGCACAGAAGGGATGGGGGCACCTAGGAAGGGAGATCGTTACCTCTTAA
- the snx27b gene encoding sorting nexin-27b isoform X2, whose product MADVEGQETCSSVPPLPLPSSRNGSDGGNVTPGTGDGSCQTATTVTPGPRLVRIVKSDSGYGFNVRGQVSEGGQLRSINGELYAPLQHVSAVLPGGAADRAGISKGDRILEVNGVNVEGATHKQVVDLIRAGERELVLAVLPVPPQEADCLDPGDDGSAQSCYDYSDKQAVPISVPSYKHTELNQEKFVVYNVYMAGRQLCSKRYREFVILHQNLRREFANFTFPKLPGKWPFSLSEQQLDARRRGLEEYLEKVCSVRVIGESDIMQEFLSESDENYNGVSDVELRIAMPDKTTLTVRVRKNSTTDQVYQAVVMKLGVDSVTASYFALFEVINHTFVRKLAPNEFPHKLYVQNYTSAIPGTCLTLRKWLFTTEEEILLNDNQLAVNYFFHQAVDDVKKGFIKAEQKSYQLQKLAEQKKTSMYLSLLRGCEGYNEIIFPHCSCDSRRKGHVITAISIHHFKLHACSEEGTLENQVIAFDWGEMQRWDTDEEGMAFCFEYARGEKKPRWVKIFTPYFNYMHECFERVFCELKWRKEVEEEATDKDNKNCSKDGMCGKNIFQQLRHRRDGGT is encoded by the exons ATGGCGGACGTCGAGGGACAAGAAACTTGCTCGTCGGTCCCTCCGTtgcctctcccttcctcccgGAACGGCTCCGATGGCGGTAACGTTACACCGGGAACCGGCGACGGCAGTTGCCAGACGGCGACCACCGTTACCCCGGGCCCGCGGCTGGTCCGGATAGTGAAGTCCGACTCGGGCTACGGTTTCAATGTTCGGGGCCAAGTTAGTGAAGGAGGACAACTGCGGAGCATTAACGGGGAACTGTACGCTCCTCTGCAGCATGTCAGTGCCGTTCTACCGGggggagctgcagacagagccGGTATCTCGAAGGGGGACCGGATCCTTGAGGT TAATGGAGTGAATGTAGAGGGAGCAACCCACAAGCAGGTGGTGGACCTGATCCGGGCCGGGGAGAGGGAGCTTGTGCTGGCCGTGCTGCCCGTCCCGCCCCAGGAGGCTGACTGCTTGGATCCCGGAGACGACGGTTCAGCTCAGTCCTGCTACGACTACTCCGACAAGCAGGCTGTCCCCATCTCTGTGCCCAGCTACAAGCACACTGAGCTGAACCAGGAAAAGTTTGTG GTGTATAATGTGTACATGGCAGGCAGGCAGCTGTGCTCCAAGCGTTACAGAGAGTTTGTGATCCTACACCAAAACCTTAGGCGGGAGTTTGCCAACTTTACATTCCCTAAGCTGCCTGGGAAGTGGCCCTTTTccctgtcagagcagcagctggatgcaAGACGCAGAGGCCTGGAAGAATATTTGGAGAAAG TGTGCTCTGTACGGGTAATTGGAGAAAGTGATATCATGCAGGAGTTCCTGTCTGAATCAGATGAG AACTATAACGGCGTGTCGGATGTGGAGTTGAGAATAGCCATGCCCGATAAAACCACGCTCACTGTCAGAGTTCGCAAAAATTCCACCACAGATCAGGTCTATCAG gCTGTGGTAATGAAACTAGGTGTGGACAGTGTGACAGCCAGCTACTTTGCTCTCTTTGAGGTCATCAATCACACATTCG TGCGTAAACTCGCCCCAAATGAGTTCCCCCACAAACTGTATGTACAGAACTATACCTCAGCCATTCCAGGAACCTGTCTCACCCTGCGAAAGTGGCTCttcaccacagaagaagagattCTGCTCAATGACAACCAGCTTGCTGTCAACTATTTCTTTCACCAG GCTGTAGATGATGTGAAGAAAGGTTTCATCAAAGCAGAGCAGAAATCCTATCAGCTGCAAAAACTGGCAGAGCAGAAGAAGACGTCCATG tATCTGAGTTTGTTGCGGGGTTGTGAGGGCTACAATGAGATCATATTCCCCCACTGTTCCTGCGACTCCCGGCGCAAAGGCCACGTCATCACAGCCATCAGCATTCACCACTTCAAGCTGCACGCCTGCTCCGAGGAAGGGACACTCGAG AACCAAGTGATTGCATTCGACTGGGGGGAGATGCAGAGGTGGGACACAGATGAAGAGGGAATGGCCTTCTGCTTTGAATATGCACgaggagaaaagaaaccacGCTGGGTCAAGATATTTACACCTTAT TTTAACTACATGCACGAATGCTTCGAGAGAGTCTTCTGTGAGCTGAAGTGGAGGAAGGAG GTGGAAGAGGAGGCGACAGACAAGGACAATAAGAACTGCAGTAAAGATGGTATGTGTGGCAAG AATATTTTCCAGCAGCTGAGGCACAGAAGGGATGGGGGCACCTAG